A single region of the Bacteroidota bacterium genome encodes:
- a CDS encoding nitroreductase family protein, whose product MKPSAAQFDEIVRARRSMRVYDADAPFDSEAVHRSLQRAMYAPNSSNMQMWEFYHITDPVKIKQLAKYAMNQSAARTARELVLFVVPKSKWKQRAKANYDFHHARYENKPVAELGKREKRRLKYYSTLMPMYYFQDWFGISGLIRKLVVAVSSIWRPVVWQVSKNDLRVVCHKSAALAAQTFMLSMKAEGYDTCPMEGFDSVRVKRYLHFPHSYEISMMISCGPGTSQGIYHDQFRVDEKEIIFNL is encoded by the coding sequence ATGAAACCAAGTGCAGCACAATTTGATGAAATAGTAAGGGCGAGAAGAAGCATGCGTGTTTACGATGCAGATGCTCCTTTTGATAGTGAAGCAGTGCATCGCAGTTTACAACGTGCCATGTATGCACCCAATAGCAGTAATATGCAAATGTGGGAATTTTATCACATTACCGATCCTGTAAAAATAAAACAGCTTGCAAAATATGCCATGAATCAAAGTGCAGCCCGAACTGCGCGCGAATTAGTATTATTTGTTGTTCCTAAATCAAAATGGAAACAACGTGCAAAAGCAAATTATGATTTTCATCATGCCCGTTATGAAAATAAACCGGTTGCTGAATTAGGGAAAAGAGAAAAACGAAGATTAAAATATTATTCTACATTAATGCCCATGTATTATTTTCAGGATTGGTTTGGCATCAGCGGTTTAATAAGAAAATTAGTAGTCGCCGTATCATCAATCTGGCGCCCTGTTGTATGGCAGGTTTCGAAAAATGATTTGCGTGTTGTTTGTCATAAATCGGCAGCACTGGCGGCGCAAACATTTATGCTGAGTATGAAAGCAGAAGGTTATGATACCTGCCCAATGGAAGGTTTCGATTCAGTGCGCGTAAAACGTTATTTACATTTTCCGCATAGTTATGAAATAAGTATGATGATTAGTTGCGGGCCGGGAACTTCACAAGGCATTTATCACGACCAGTTCAGGGTTGATGAAAAAGAAATAATTTTTAATTTGTGA
- a CDS encoding sulfatase-like hydrolase/transferase produces the protein MRLATIFLLLFVFGRLTVSAQDKPNFIFIVIDDLNDYIEGYTDHPQVFTPNIKAIADSGTLFLNSYSNAAGCAPSRTSFFSGKDLAYTQVFNNEDYASKFRDNFTAAKNNALVYTLPEILKDSGGYFTYGINKLFHNPNSNDFDKTVGVEMCDKGLSWNKMTFLEDEDSTLDLLSTYAFGNYFDWGMIPDSLEPILEDYKAADSAIAFIESIADGTANTCGEPFFLGLGLYRPHSERYIPEKYYPEYFVNDIYAEPFDIPYNYPLNTFPYNGIVMPPQPDPMYDDYYNLPGGGIARKMADNGSVYDQINTYVDGISPLPVIDALLTDADRKAILTETAKANYQMNYIAAIQYIDAQIGRVMEALNAHPEIKENTVIVLLSDNGYSLGEKRHWTKWSLWEPDTRVPILIADPTKTGNRVVRQTVTLVDIFPTICDIADVNYPTNPDGTAYLDGNSLIALLDGGELKYEYPALTTYKKNVGNGSCYPHHSIRNDRWHYISYRENNNGAFATDYCDSTNVSYEEELYEIGVDRETDPYEWNNLISNNDYRPLINYLSQWFPDSVLYMQKTFKAEMYSTAPNCFATHDDSLFLSFSLYDTTGFLVTPPDSFTYKWTNNITDDILFGNSIVFDLALLTEAEYTANDKIIFYLEMLPPDGSKIVGFDLQYYYLNEANIPSANFNVLNISGLTVQIIDYSITGSYTNTWWDFGDGSIVEEIVPTPYTYAEPGTYTITNYAEYGNDSCVIAFNQNITLDTNSTLPENLVKLFPNPATDHLNILLPLVTDFASVTIYDITGQVVLTNRYLNGNYAFVCSIDISAFKQGIYMVNLETADVNYSAPFVVVR, from the coding sequence ATGAGATTAGCGACAATATTTTTGCTTTTATTTGTTTTTGGCAGATTAACTGTTTCTGCTCAGGATAAGCCCAATTTCATTTTCATTGTAATCGACGACCTGAACGACTATATAGAAGGTTATACCGACCATCCGCAGGTTTTTACCCCAAACATTAAAGCCATAGCCGATTCAGGAACCCTGTTTTTAAACAGTTATTCCAATGCTGCCGGATGTGCGCCTTCACGAACAAGTTTTTTTAGTGGTAAAGATTTAGCTTATACGCAGGTATTTAACAACGAAGACTACGCAAGTAAATTCAGAGATAATTTTACTGCTGCAAAAAATAATGCCTTAGTGTATACACTACCGGAAATATTAAAAGATTCAGGCGGTTATTTTACTTATGGAATTAATAAATTATTTCACAATCCGAATAGTAATGATTTTGATAAAACCGTTGGTGTTGAAATGTGCGACAAGGGATTATCCTGGAATAAAATGACTTTTTTGGAAGATGAAGACAGCACTTTAGATTTATTATCTACTTATGCTTTTGGCAATTATTTCGATTGGGGTATGATTCCCGATTCGCTGGAGCCAATATTGGAAGATTACAAAGCTGCAGATTCAGCAATCGCATTTATTGAATCTATTGCCGATGGAACAGCAAATACCTGCGGCGAACCATTTTTTTTAGGTTTAGGTTTATATCGCCCACATTCTGAAAGATATATTCCTGAAAAATATTATCCCGAATATTTTGTGAACGACATTTATGCTGAGCCTTTTGATATACCTTATAATTATCCGTTAAATACTTTTCCTTACAATGGTATTGTAATGCCACCACAGCCCGACCCGATGTATGATGATTATTACAATTTACCCGGCGGAGGTATTGCACGTAAAATGGCAGATAACGGAAGTGTTTACGATCAGATAAATACTTATGTGGATGGTATTTCACCGTTACCGGTTATTGATGCATTATTAACAGATGCCGATCGCAAAGCAATTCTTACAGAAACTGCGAAAGCGAATTATCAAATGAATTATATTGCTGCCATACAATATATTGATGCACAAATTGGTCGCGTAATGGAAGCACTAAATGCACATCCTGAAATAAAAGAAAATACAGTAATTGTTTTATTAAGTGATAATGGTTATTCATTAGGAGAAAAACGCCATTGGACAAAATGGAGTTTATGGGAACCGGATACCAGAGTGCCAATTTTAATTGCCGATCCGACCAAAACCGGCAACAGAGTAGTCCGCCAAACGGTTACTCTGGTTGATATTTTCCCTACAATTTGTGATATTGCAGATGTTAATTATCCAACCAATCCTGATGGAACAGCGTATCTGGATGGCAATAGTTTAATTGCATTATTAGATGGCGGCGAATTAAAATATGAATATCCTGCATTAACAACGTATAAAAAAAATGTAGGAAATGGTTCCTGTTATCCGCATCATTCAATACGCAATGACAGATGGCATTATATCAGTTATCGCGAAAATAATAATGGTGCATTTGCAACAGACTATTGTGATTCAACAAATGTTTCTTACGAAGAAGAATTATATGAAATTGGTGTTGACCGCGAAACCGATCCTTATGAATGGAATAATTTAATCAGCAATAATGATTATCGTCCGTTAATAAATTATTTATCGCAATGGTTTCCGGACTCTGTTTTATATATGCAAAAAACTTTTAAAGCAGAAATGTATTCCACAGCACCAAATTGTTTTGCTACGCATGATGACAGTTTATTTTTAAGTTTTTCATTATACGATACAACCGGATTTTTAGTAACACCACCGGATTCATTTACCTATAAATGGACAAATAATATTACGGATGATATTTTATTTGGAAACAGTATTGTTTTTGATTTGGCATTATTAACTGAAGCGGAATATACTGCTAACGATAAAATTATTTTTTATTTGGAGATGTTACCACCCGATGGCAGCAAAATAGTTGGCTTCGATTTACAGTATTATTATTTAAATGAAGCAAATATTCCTTCAGCCAATTTTAATGTTTTAAATATATCAGGATTAACAGTTCAAATAATTGATTATTCCATTACCGGAAGTTATACGAACACGTGGTGGGATTTTGGTGATGGCAGTATTGTGGAAGAAATCGTACCAACACCTTATACTTATGCCGAACCCGGAACTTATACGATCACCAATTATGCAGAATATGGTAACGATAGTTGCGTGATAGCATTTAATCAGAATATTACGTTAGATACAAATTCTACCTTACCTGAAAATTTGGTAAAATTATTTCCCAACCCTGCCACCGATCATTTAAATATTTTGCTACCATTGGTCACAGATTTTGCATCGGTTACAATTTACGACATTACGGGACAGGTTGTTTTAACCAACCGCTACCTGAATGGAAACTATGCTTTTGTGTGCAGTATCGATATTTCAGCCTTCAAACAAGGCATTTATATGGTGAATCTGGAAACCGCAGATGTAAATTATTCAGCACCTTTTGTTGTAGTCCGATAA
- a CDS encoding sulfatase-like hydrolase/transferase, whose product MKTPLALLNNFFLCLLLLLGMRLNSQTTDKPNILFVISDDLNDYLEGYDANINTLTPNLNLVRENGTVFLNAYASAPICAPSRTSFLSGKDLAYTQVYKNSDNDYKCMEFSDNFTAAEGNEVYFTLPQYLKDSLGYYTYNLNKVFHCQNNYIEFDELTADPCAKSGAWNKYFNYNDSSIIQPAGLAMGEGVPGYDWAPINDTLEKYMTDYIATDSVINFINTYAVSPDSMCNKPFMIMLGYKKPHASQYIPEKYFLPEYVKDFYSVPLDLPFNFPANSYPPNGINLPPQPDTPFADLEALFINTISPLMVKKFDTNFIKWPENLPTLPEVAPMLTEEDRINLLQWSKRANAIISYIAAIQFIDAQFGKIYTTLLSHPEIMNNTIIIFIGDNGYGLGEKRHWSKYGLWDTDVRIPMLIADMRNPNPQICNRTVSLLDLFPTLVDITGGTMPNFPDGTPYLDGKSIYPLLQNADTIWNRPVLSSTKKELVYDFGDCFPHYSIRDERFHLITYRTNGAIVDVCDSATSVLEYELYELGVNRETDPYEWNNLAYKPEFAPVIQYLNQWLPDGPLYLQKTYTLQIQNTISECVIEYGQDINLQFNLFDTIGTPLAPPDSYIYRWTNNLSDDTLFGTSINFPTYLIDNTLFSTSKELFIYLEMVDTFNNIICAFDLSKIQINSGSIPEIHFTPVQYGTNAILIEDFTITGNYVGYYWDFGFGPILYNSIPGPVYLDDISSVNITCTASYGNTDSCYIAAQELFIENDTQNLLQNNLHIFPNPATNFINIYCDKPISGNTYSIYDAIGNLIHSSVSMSNDALEQINIQGWPMGMYHIVVRNQDTIFTDNFIVAR is encoded by the coding sequence ATGAAAACACCACTCGCATTATTAAATAATTTTTTCCTTTGCCTGCTTCTCCTCCTGGGGATGAGATTAAATAGTCAAACCACTGATAAACCCAATATTTTATTTGTGATATCAGATGATTTAAATGATTATTTGGAAGGATATGATGCCAATATTAATACCTTAACACCAAATCTGAATTTAGTCAGGGAAAATGGAACGGTATTTTTAAATGCCTATGCTTCGGCACCCATTTGTGCACCATCAAGAACTTCTTTTTTATCCGGTAAAGATTTAGCCTATACTCAAGTTTATAAAAACTCGGATAATGACTATAAATGCATGGAGTTCAGCGACAATTTTACTGCTGCTGAAGGAAATGAAGTATATTTTACATTACCACAGTATTTAAAAGATTCGTTAGGATATTATACCTATAATTTAAATAAGGTTTTTCACTGCCAGAATAATTATATTGAATTTGATGAATTAACTGCTGACCCGTGCGCCAAATCAGGAGCTTGGAACAAGTATTTTAATTATAATGATTCCAGTATAATTCAACCGGCAGGTTTAGCGATGGGTGAAGGTGTTCCGGGTTATGATTGGGCGCCAATTAATGATACGCTTGAAAAATACATGACGGATTATATTGCAACTGACAGTGTTATTAATTTTATAAATACTTATGCTGTATCACCTGACAGCATGTGCAATAAGCCGTTTATGATTATGTTAGGTTATAAGAAACCGCACGCAAGTCAGTATATTCCTGAAAAATATTTTCTTCCTGAATATGTAAAAGATTTTTATTCGGTGCCATTAGATCTGCCATTCAATTTTCCGGCAAACAGTTATCCCCCAAATGGAATAAATTTACCACCTCAGCCTGACACACCTTTTGCCGATTTAGAAGCATTATTTATAAATACCATATCACCGTTAATGGTGAAAAAATTTGATACCAATTTTATTAAATGGCCAGAAAACCTACCAACGTTACCTGAGGTTGCACCGATGTTAACTGAAGAAGATCGTATCAATTTATTACAATGGTCGAAACGGGCAAATGCTATTATATCCTATATTGCAGCAATACAATTTATTGATGCACAATTTGGTAAAATTTATACTACCCTGCTTTCACATCCTGAAATAATGAATAACACTATAATTATTTTTATAGGTGATAACGGGTATGGTCTTGGAGAAAAAAGGCATTGGTCAAAATATGGTTTATGGGACACCGATGTTCGTATCCCGATGTTAATTGCAGATATGCGAAATCCTAATCCGCAAATTTGTAACCGAACTGTGAGCTTGCTTGATTTATTTCCAACCTTAGTTGATATCACCGGTGGAACGATGCCGAATTTTCCTGATGGCACACCTTATTTAGATGGGAAGTCCATATATCCCTTACTACAAAATGCCGACACCATATGGAACAGACCGGTTTTGTCTTCTACAAAAAAAGAATTAGTGTATGATTTTGGTGATTGTTTTCCCCATTATTCAATACGTGATGAACGATTTCATTTAATAACCTACAGAACAAATGGTGCAATTGTTGATGTGTGCGATTCGGCTACCAGTGTTTTAGAATACGAATTGTATGAACTAGGTGTAAATAGAGAAACCGATCCTTATGAATGGAATAATCTGGCTTACAAACCCGAATTTGCCCCTGTAATTCAATACTTAAATCAATGGCTGCCGGATGGACCTTTGTATTTACAAAAAACGTACACGCTTCAAATACAAAATACGATTTCCGAATGTGTGATTGAATATGGTCAGGATATCAATTTGCAGTTTAATTTATTTGACACCATCGGAACACCATTAGCTCCACCTGATTCCTATATTTATCGCTGGACGAATAACTTAAGTGATGATACTTTATTTGGAACTTCAATTAATTTCCCTACCTATTTGATTGATAACACCCTGTTTTCAACATCTAAGGAGTTATTCATTTATTTGGAGATGGTGGATACCTTTAATAATATTATTTGTGCATTTGATTTAAGCAAGATTCAAATTAATTCCGGTTCAATTCCTGAAATACATTTTACACCAGTACAATATGGAACAAATGCCATTTTAATTGAGGACTTTACCATTACCGGCAATTACGTTGGCTATTATTGGGATTTTGGGTTTGGCCCCATTTTGTATAATTCGATACCTGGTCCCGTTTATCTGGATGATATTTCAAGTGTAAATATCACCTGCACTGCAAGTTATGGCAATACTGATTCATGTTATATTGCAGCACAAGAACTATTTATAGAAAATGATACGCAAAATTTGCTCCAAAACAATTTGCACATTTTCCCAAATCCTGCTACAAATTTTATTAATATCTATTGCGATAAACCAATAAGCGGAAACACATATTCCATTTACGACGCAATTGGAAATTTAATTCATAGCAGTGTCAGCATGTCAAATGATGCGCTCGAACAAATAAATATTCAGGGTTGGCCAATGGGTATGTATCACATTGTAGTGCGAAATCAGGATACAATTTTTACGGATAATTTTATTGTGGCGAGATAA
- a CDS encoding PorP/SprF family type IX secretion system membrane protein, whose product MNRILLSLICGFIAISSSAQDIHFSQYSQSPLTLNPALTGLTPCTYRGVLNYRNQWASAVGPASYQTFAGSFDAGLWRNKLDGNIVGVGAMIYNDVSGDGSLTNLTVMGSFAYHQKLGNENHFLSIGGQIGLVQKRVDYNKLIFESQIGNNGVDPTLPSGEYGDDNFSYLDMNAGINWRARFTNKFAMQIGGAYFHLSEPTETFYNYNDNKLNAHYIGYGSFKIGLGKNTVLIPSYLFMQQTEGSNVQMNTGMDVGFQLEKGVSMAYAGLHYRSTDDFNVADALIVNLGLDYNNINFGLSYDVNVSGLSAVTNYRGGIELSLVYWGCLDTSPKQKPIDCPRF is encoded by the coding sequence ATGAATAGAATACTCTTAAGCCTAATTTGCGGTTTTATCGCAATCAGCTCCTCTGCTCAGGATATTCACTTTTCGCAATATTCTCAGTCCCCGTTAACACTCAATCCGGCTTTAACCGGGCTTACGCCATGTACATACCGGGGTGTGCTCAATTACCGTAACCAATGGGCCAGCGCAGTTGGTCCGGCTTCATACCAAACCTTTGCCGGTTCGTTTGATGCAGGTTTATGGCGCAACAAACTGGATGGCAATATTGTAGGTGTGGGTGCCATGATTTACAATGATGTTTCAGGTGATGGTTCATTAACTAACCTCACTGTAATGGGTTCGTTTGCTTACCATCAGAAACTTGGAAATGAAAACCATTTTCTTTCTATTGGTGGCCAGATTGGTTTAGTGCAAAAACGTGTTGACTACAATAAATTGATTTTCGAATCTCAAATTGGAAACAACGGTGTTGATCCAACTTTACCAAGTGGTGAATATGGAGATGATAATTTTTCTTATCTCGATATGAATGCCGGTATTAACTGGAGAGCGCGTTTTACAAATAAATTCGCTATGCAAATTGGTGGTGCTTATTTTCACCTGAGCGAACCAACAGAAACTTTTTATAATTACAACGATAATAAATTAAATGCCCACTATATTGGTTATGGTTCATTTAAAATCGGTTTAGGCAAAAACACCGTATTGATTCCATCTTATTTATTTATGCAACAAACTGAAGGCAGTAACGTGCAAATGAATACCGGTATGGATGTTGGTTTCCAACTTGAAAAAGGTGTTTCTATGGCATATGCCGGATTACATTATCGTTCAACCGATGATTTTAATGTTGCTGATGCTTTAATTGTAAACCTTGGTTTAGATTATAACAATATTAATTTTGGTTTGAGTTATGATGTAAACGTTTCAGGTTTATCTGCTGTAACGAATTATCGTGGCGGCATCGAATTATCATTAGTTTATTGGGGATGTTTAGATACAAGCCCAAAACAGAAACCAATTGACTGTCCGCGATTCTAA
- a CDS encoding PD40 domain-containing protein: MRKFPVSLSLLSIFISVVTSLNAQNSDKKGNSNFENYLAHIAAANASMRLNDGQEANRWLNNTPTEFRGWEYNYLKHTIQGYTATHALSYTASDLDVSNNGKLIAVAGADSAIHIYDAQTFTSAKTYSGHTNTVYAVDFFANDAKLVSCSRDFTIRVWDTRNDLTLWQTKTKAQGICDVAGSADGKWVALSSWYRNAGKIVGLVQLYDAISGELKWETTFGEKPLVAIKFSHDGKYLAAAGWNAAVGVWDVNTKEKKFEFNFINEDDNSAIDDLIFSADDAYLMATNRNGTPRVWNLYTGTLQFELIGNKNSVYAGAFTPDGNLMITGSADGTLIFWSTESGLPVNKLFGHEGLISDLITSPDGKTLYSLGNDNTIKTWDLGRAAQYTNPAGNNGYVYGFALSKNDNLLVEQGDNGILTVWNNTDGTITKQFPTFDGIMNAAAISPDNNFIVGCNFEGRIKVWDITTGKKAIEFAGLNAGVAGCTFSPDGKYVTTAAYDSTITIWDIVTGSMTKQLKGGGLMYHVGYSPNGKYIIGSALNGEITVWSNDTYQKLYSVKTGNAVYQCVFSPDNTTFAAVGEKLTVDVYSAATGKLLYTLKGHNEKIYSIAFSPDGKRIASGSADNTVRIWDTETKQTVIILADFNDDIYHTIFSNDNKSLYVNSPEGGFKRYRVD, encoded by the coding sequence ATGAGAAAATTTCCTGTTTCCCTTTCCCTGCTTAGCATTTTTATAAGTGTAGTTACTTCCTTAAACGCACAAAATTCAGACAAAAAAGGAAATTCCAATTTCGAAAATTATCTGGCTCACATTGCTGCTGCAAATGCCTCTATGCGCCTCAACGACGGGCAGGAAGCCAATCGCTGGCTCAATAATACACCAACCGAATTCCGGGGTTGGGAATACAATTATCTGAAACATACCATTCAGGGCTATACTGCAACTCATGCATTGTCATACACTGCTTCTGACCTGGATGTAAGTAACAATGGTAAACTTATTGCCGTTGCCGGAGCCGACAGTGCTATACATATATATGATGCCCAAACTTTTACGTCTGCAAAAACTTATAGCGGACATACAAATACTGTGTATGCCGTTGATTTTTTTGCCAATGATGCAAAACTGGTTTCCTGCTCACGCGATTTTACCATTCGCGTTTGGGATACACGAAACGATTTAACCTTATGGCAAACAAAAACTAAAGCGCAGGGCATTTGTGATGTGGCAGGAAGTGCTGATGGTAAATGGGTTGCACTGAGTTCATGGTATCGCAATGCCGGTAAAATTGTGGGACTGGTTCAATTGTATGACGCAATATCAGGTGAATTAAAATGGGAAACTACATTTGGCGAAAAACCCCTTGTGGCAATTAAATTCAGTCACGATGGAAAATATCTCGCTGCTGCAGGATGGAATGCGGCTGTTGGTGTTTGGGATGTAAATACTAAAGAAAAAAAATTCGAATTTAATTTTATTAATGAAGACGATAACTCCGCAATTGATGATTTAATTTTTTCTGCTGATGATGCTTATTTAATGGCAACAAACAGAAATGGAACTCCTCGCGTATGGAATTTATATACCGGAACCTTGCAGTTTGAATTAATTGGTAATAAAAATTCAGTTTATGCCGGAGCATTTACGCCTGATGGTAATTTAATGATAACAGGAAGTGCAGATGGCACATTAATATTCTGGAGCACAGAATCTGGTTTGCCGGTAAATAAATTATTCGGACATGAAGGATTAATTTCCGATTTAATTACATCGCCCGATGGTAAAACTTTGTATTCGCTGGGAAATGATAATACTATTAAAACATGGGATTTAGGCCGCGCAGCTCAATACACCAACCCTGCAGGAAATAATGGTTATGTGTACGGATTTGCTTTATCTAAAAATGATAATTTATTAGTTGAACAAGGCGACAACGGCATTCTTACTGTTTGGAATAATACTGATGGTACTATTACAAAACAATTCCCAACTTTTGATGGTATTATGAATGCGGCAGCAATAAGTCCTGATAATAATTTTATAGTGGGATGCAATTTTGAAGGCAGGATAAAAGTGTGGGATATTACCACCGGAAAAAAAGCTATAGAATTTGCCGGATTAAATGCAGGGGTGGCAGGATGTACTTTTAGTCCTGATGGAAAATATGTTACCACAGCAGCTTACGATAGCACTATAACAATTTGGGATATTGTTACCGGTTCCATGACCAAACAATTAAAGGGTGGGGGATTGATGTATCATGTGGGATATTCGCCAAATGGAAAATATATTATCGGGTCTGCATTAAATGGTGAAATAACTGTCTGGTCAAACGATACTTATCAGAAATTATATTCCGTAAAAACAGGGAATGCTGTTTATCAGTGTGTGTTTTCTCCTGATAATACCACCTTTGCTGCAGTAGGTGAAAAATTAACGGTTGATGTTTATTCAGCTGCTACCGGTAAATTATTATATACATTAAAAGGTCATAACGAAAAAATATATTCCATTGCATTTAGTCCTGATGGCAAACGTATAGCTTCAGGTTCTGCAGATAATACGGTTCGTATTTGGGATACCGAAACAAAACAAACAGTAATTATTCTTGCAGATTTTAATGATGACATTTATCACACCATTTTCAGCAACGATAATAAATCGCTTTATGTAAATTCTCCTGAAGGTGGATTTAAACGGTATCGGGTTGATTAA